A DNA window from Aquipuribacter hungaricus contains the following coding sequences:
- the cysS gene encoding cysteine--tRNA ligase: MPEDPDVESPGLRLHDSLTRETAPLRPVVPGQVGIYVCGATPQSSPHIGHVRAQVVYDVLRRWLLHAGLQVTLVRNVTDIDDKILAKAAEQGRPWWAHAYRYEREFTAAYDALRILPPTYEPRATGHVTEMVELMQRLLDAGHAYHVEGTADLYFDVRSFEAYGRLTRQGVGDLAPADDTDPELAGRKRDPRDFALWKSAKEGEPATASWPTPWGRGRPGWHLECSAMAGRYLGAEFDVHGGGLDLRFPHHENELAQSSAAGDAFARVWMHSALVTTAGEKMSKSLGNTLGVQHLLQTYRPEVLRYYLVSAHYRSNLEFSSTSLTEATAAWERIDGFLRRAREVVGDEQVDGAGAPAGQVSAGFAAAMDDDLSVPSALAALHGVVREGNVALAAGDRAAVADAARSVLAMATVLGVEPAASAGAADRSAG, from the coding sequence GTGCCTGAGGACCCCGACGTCGAGAGCCCCGGCCTGCGCCTGCACGACAGCCTGACCCGCGAGACCGCGCCGCTGCGCCCGGTCGTCCCGGGGCAGGTCGGCATCTACGTCTGCGGGGCCACGCCGCAGTCCAGCCCCCACATCGGCCATGTCCGCGCGCAGGTGGTCTACGACGTCCTGCGCCGCTGGCTGCTGCACGCCGGCCTGCAGGTCACGCTGGTCCGGAACGTCACCGACATCGACGACAAGATCCTCGCCAAGGCCGCCGAGCAGGGACGGCCGTGGTGGGCGCACGCCTACCGCTACGAGCGCGAGTTCACCGCCGCCTACGACGCGCTGCGGATCCTGCCGCCGACGTACGAGCCCCGCGCGACCGGGCACGTCACCGAGATGGTCGAGCTCATGCAGCGGCTGCTCGACGCCGGTCACGCGTACCACGTCGAGGGTACGGCGGACCTGTACTTCGACGTCCGCTCCTTCGAGGCCTACGGCCGCCTCACCCGGCAGGGCGTCGGCGACCTCGCCCCGGCCGACGACACCGACCCGGAGCTCGCCGGCCGCAAGCGCGACCCCCGCGACTTCGCGCTGTGGAAGTCCGCCAAGGAGGGCGAGCCGGCCACCGCGTCGTGGCCCACGCCGTGGGGCCGGGGCCGGCCGGGCTGGCACCTGGAGTGCTCCGCGATGGCCGGGCGCTACCTGGGTGCGGAGTTCGACGTCCACGGCGGCGGGCTCGACCTGCGCTTCCCCCACCACGAGAACGAGCTCGCGCAGTCCTCGGCGGCCGGCGACGCCTTCGCCCGGGTGTGGATGCACTCGGCCCTGGTCACCACCGCCGGGGAGAAGATGAGCAAGAGCCTGGGTAACACCCTCGGCGTGCAGCACCTGCTGCAGACCTACCGCCCCGAGGTGCTCCGCTACTACCTGGTCTCCGCGCACTACCGGAGCAACCTGGAGTTCTCGTCCACCTCGCTCACCGAGGCGACCGCGGCCTGGGAGCGGATCGACGGGTTCCTCCGCCGGGCGCGCGAGGTCGTCGGCGACGAGCAGGTCGACGGCGCCGGGGCGCCGGCCGGGCAGGTGTCTGCCGGGTTCGCCGCGGCGATGGACGACGACCTCTCCGTGCCCTCCGCGCTCGCCGCCCTGCACGGCGTCGTCCGCGAGGGCAACGTCGCCCTCGCCGCCGGCGACCGGGCGGCCGTGGCGGACGCCGCGCGCAGCGTGCTCGCGATGGCCACGGTGCTGGGGGTCGAGCCCGCCGCCTCCGCAGGCGCCGCCGACCGGAGCGCCGGGG